One window of the Dendropsophus ebraccatus isolate aDenEbr1 chromosome 12, aDenEbr1.pat, whole genome shotgun sequence genome contains the following:
- the MXRA8 gene encoding matrix remodeling-associated protein 8, with product MGAIHRLLLCQLVIFHSPVVYLYSVPSSQQNPESVVVSVSNISAASGSKAHLLCQSYRMVWTQDSLTDRQRVVHWDLYSSQGEYRGERLLDMFSAGEQRIYSGYNQGRIMVSKSAFQTGNFSLVIKGVSMSDQGLYSCNLHHHYCHLDNTVRVQLNITKSERKVKMYWDGEKAVVIALVGSNVVLPCENWDHLWTDRHREEDQQVVHWDRQAPGIPHDRADRLIDMYASGERRSYGSIFIRRKMNVTDNAFAYGDFSLLISDLTKGDEGTYSCHLHHHYCGLHERRIFHLTVFDPPIEPPKEEEPKKTNMGAAPAKDPTVIRENKVINVIIPENRLHFFQQLGYILATLLLFLLLLTAVILITRKHRRKGYAYNMNKAQGKDINMKEICLRPPDLIEYKREDVRIDYKNNILKERASMERPFTPKNIDLDLELRKEYCK from the exons ATGGGGGCCATCCACAGACTGCTGCTGTGCCAGCTGGTTATTTTCCACA GTCCAGTTGTCTACCTATACTCAG TGCCTTCCAGTCAACAGAATCCAGAGAGCGTAGTCGTCTCAGTATCCAACATCAGTGCAGCATCGGGGTCCAAGGCCCACCTGTTATGTCAGAGTTACCGCATGGTGTGGACCCAGGACAGCCTCACAGACCGGCAGAGGGTTGTGCACTGGGATCTCTACAGCAGCCAAGGAGAATACAGAGGAGAGCGCCTCTTGGACATGTTCTCTGCAGGGGAACAACGCATCTACAGTGGCTACAACCAAGGCCGAATCATGGTGTCCAAGTCGGCCTTCCAAACGGGCAATTTTTCTTTAGTGATAAAAG GAGTATCCATGAGCGATCAAGGATTGTATTCATGTAACCTCCATCACCACTACTGTCACCTTGATAACACGGTCAGGGTTCAACTGAACATCACAAAGTCAG AACGTAAAGTGAAGATGTACTGGGATGGAGAAAAAGCCGTAGTTATTGCATTGGTTGGATCCAATGTGGTGCTGCCTTGTGAGAACTGGGACCACCTCTGGACTGACCGACATCGTGAAGAAGACCAGCAAGTAGTGCACTGGGATCGCCAAGCCCCCGGAATCCCTCACGATAGAGCGGACCGACTGATAGACATGTACGCATCGGGGGAGAGGAGGTCCTACGGCTCCATCTTCATCAGGAGGAAAATGAATGTGACGGATAACGCTTTTGCTTATGGAGATTTCTCGCTTCTCATATCAGACTTAACAAAAGGAGACGAGGGCACTTACTCGTGTCACCTACACCACCACTACTGTGGGCTTCACGAACGCAGGATTTTTCATTTAACTGTTTTTGATCCACCAATAGAACCTCCAAAAGAAGAAGAACCCAAGAAAACTAATATGGGTGCAGCACCAGCCAAAg ATCCCACCGTCATCCGGGAAAATAAAGTGATCAATGTAATAATTCCGGAAAACAGACTTCACTTCTTCCAGCAGCTCGGATACATCCTGGCAACCCTTCTGCTGTTCCTTCTCCTGCTCACAGCTGTGATCCTCATCACCCGCAAACATCGCAGGAAAG gtTACGCATACAACATGAACAAAGCTCAAGG GAAAGACATCAACATGAAGGAAATTTGTCTGAGACCCCCTGATCTTATTGAATACAAAAGG